In the Bacteroidota bacterium genome, TTTGGTAATCGGTGCTGGAATATTTTCATCAATTATTTCGTCATTCACACTAACTGCACTTTCGTACTTGATGTCTATAACAATATCATTAAAGGTTTCCACAAACTTATTGAGGTTGCGTAATAATTGCACCACTTGATTCACCTCTACTGAATGTCGCAAGTATGGATAAAAAACCTGCACCTTGTTTTCGAATGAAAGCTCTTTGGTATTATTCAGCATACGATAACTTTTAGAGTTTATTCTATCAATCCTACCTGTTCGTTGTTCCATATCACTTGGGTTCCATGCGATACCATAATGATAAACATTTTGGCAATATGTATGCAGGTCTTCGCCCTCTCTAAATATATCAGTAGTAATAAGTACATACGGGAATCCCGGCATTCTAAATTGTGCGGCCAGAATCCCTCTGTCTCTATCATCTTGGCCACTTGTACCAACTATTGGTGTCAAATTCCTAAGGATAGAATTTATTTTGTTCTCATCTCTTTCCTGAAAATTAACAGCTACAATTAAATCAAAATCATTTATGATTGTCTTTATTTCCTGTAAAACAAATGCAAAAGGTGATCCATCACCTGCAATCAAGTATAAAAGTTCATCATTGAAATCAAGACCGGTGGAATCTGCTAAAAACCCAGGTAACAATCCAGAACCATTTCTCAAAATATTTCTCAGTAATGCATTTAACACTTTTAGGTCACGGAGGTAAAGTATATGACTACCAGATTTGATTCTTTTTTCCAACCAATTTCTAATTTCAGCATCACAAAACTCACAAAGCAATCTTGTTATGAAGGTTGTTTCATTAAGCGGAGGAGGAATGTTTAAATTAACAGATTCTGGGCTTGTATTCAAACTACCTTTCTCCTGAAAATATTCCAAGGTTGTTTCCGTTGCAAGTTTGAATGACTGGTTTTTCTTCTTTTTGGGATCAATTTTAATATTAGACAGGAGGGTATTTAAACCTTGACTCGGATATTCGATACATTTAAAGTGGTTATTCAAAATGACAGGATTAATTTCAAACCAGTTCTCTCGATACATTTTTTGCCTGTAATAAAATCCCTTTCTACCCTTCTTGAAATAATCTAAAAAAAAGTACCCACTTTGTGTGTCTTCTGATTTACTATCTATTTCTTCATCCTTTTCTGAATGCCTTTTATACTCCTTATATGTTTCATTAATAGCAGAGATCGTAACATCTTTAAGTGTTTGAGAGATATTTACCAATGATCTTTTGATGTAATCACTTATTGATGCTTTAAAGGCAGATGCCTTATCACTATCAAAAGCAATTCTCAACCAAATTAAACCTTCCACCTCGTAATTAAAATCATTAATCTCAACGTATGCTAAAAGGATATTTTTAATTTCGTCCTTTTCTAGAAGCAAACGAAGTGTATCATCCAAACGTTCTGCAACTATCATTTCACTATAATGGTTATTGAAGCTGCTTATAAGCGTATTTAATTCCTGTGTTTTAAATTTTGTGAATTTACCAGTGAACTTTAGATATTGACCGAGTACAATTTCATTCTCAAACCTTTCCATTATACTTTTAGCCAATTCCTCAGAGGACTTTACCCTTCTTACAAATATCAAAGATTTTTCTTGCCTCTTTAATTGTTCAATTATTTCATCCGCGAGCTTCGTTTGCTTAGGATGTGGAGGCCTTTCTTTAAAAGTTTCATAGTAAGATTGTGTTATACCTCTTATTATATTTATATCTTGACTCACTCGTTTATCGCGATGTGCAGTCTGTTCATATTCTTTATCCTCCTTTTCCACTAGCTCATTTGAAACTTGAATATTTTTTATACTTCTTCTGTCTAAATCGGCCATGTATGTCTCAAATGAAGCAAGCATTCCTATCTCAAATGAAGCATTGTTTTTCTGATCTAAATGCTTAATGGACTTGTATTGTAACAATTGCCAAAAAACCGCATCAAAAGAATCATCAATTGCAAGAGGTATTGACACTTCTGATTTATTAACATTCCCTTTCCGATGTTCCTCCCGGCACTGATTTCGTGATACAACCTCAGTGTTTAATACATACTCCAAATTGCCCCGTAATAAAAAACGCTTTAACCGGGATTCAATGTCACCGGCAGTGGTTGAATCAGATAGAATATGTTTATTCGAAAAGCAGTTAAATTGATTTTTTATTTCAAGTAAACTTCTGTCTTTGGGGGTTGCTGATAAGCAGATTATTTTTTCAGCAAGTGGTAGTTTTATTTTAGACCTTAATTCCGGGAAATTATTTAATATCGAATTATCTTTTACTGCTCCCAAAAATCTTGCAGTAGTCTCGTTACGAATTGATTCATCATAATTATCGCCACCAATACCATATTTGTAATTATGTGCCTCGTCAATAATCAGGCAATTAATTCGGGGACTAAGGGCATTCATTAAATAGGCTACCAATTTTCTTAAATTGCTTTCAAGTCCTTTTTTGAAATAACCCAATTGCCAAGCATCATTTATAATTGACTTCGCAAATTCATCATTATTAAAAATATTACTCAATAAGTAGAAATACAATTTCGATTTCGATTTCTGGTCTTGGGTTGCTGCAATACTGCTGAAGGATGTCATTCGAAAGATGCTAATTGGGTCAGCAAATCTTATTGGCATCAGCCGGTCTTTGATTGCCTCATCAAAATTGTATTGCTGTTTAATTAAAGCATCATCACACAAGTAATTATTGCTTACAAAGTTCTTTAGTTCTTTTTTCCACTTGTCTTGTAAATTCTTTTTTGGAACAATGATTAAATCTTTATGACTGTTTGTATCAGCAGAAAAATGTCTAAATAGCATTGCAATACCAGCAGCTATGTATGTCTTCCCTAAACCAACTTCATCTGCAATGTAAATAATGTTATTGCCAGTTTTGGACAGGTATTGATACGATTTAGTAATAGCCTCTAATTGACGATTGGCAAGCTCCTCTCCAATCGAATCATTGCTTCTTAAATTTAGAATTGATTTTATATCTGTAAATTTTTCAATCATATTCTGTAACCAATTGTTCTAAAACCCAATTTGCTTTTTGATTCAGGCCGGGTATTTCGTTTTCAATAATATCGGCTTCATTTGATAACAAAGTCTTTCTTTCTTTAATGTCAGTTTTAAACTTTTTCCATGTTTCCCTGTCAAGTACCGAAGAATGTTCCCATTTCTCAGCCTTGGAATAGATAATTTGGTTTATGATTTGTATTACCATCCAATAGAAGCTATTCTGGATAGTTCCCTGTTCCTTTTGCTCTTTAAGATCATTCAGATAAAATGGTATCGTATCTATATTCTCAGAAACGAGGTAGTATTGAAGATTTGTGAAATGGGCTTTAATTCTCTCCTGACTAGTCAGTTTTTCATCGAAAAGGAACTTTTCGAGTTTGGATAATCCGCTGAAATGTGCAGCCATCTCATTTAGCAGTAATTTTGTTTCAATGCGTTTCTCGTCAATTATTCCTGATTCATCTGTCGTATTTTCAGCAAAGCCTTTGGTTAATTTTTGCCTTTCAATTTCATCATAAAAAAACTGCCAATATTTAAGCACTGTATTTGCATCCAACTTAAAGCCTAATGGTTTTGTCTCTATGTTAATCTGTATTGGGTAATAACTGTAAATGGATTCTGTTTCACCATTCTTCACTAAAACTTTAATGAGCGTATTTTTTGCTAATTGTCTTGTATGGTAATCGAGGAGTATTATTTCACTTTTTCCATTTACTATGGCTGCATCATCGAATAACTTATGAAATGAACATTTGAATTTATCAACTTTGGCATTTATCCTTAGTGTCTTGCTTTTCCAGTCAATTGTAAATTCTATATTCGGTGCATTTCTATCAAATCGGGTAGTTGTTTCCGCATTTTCTAAATCATCCTTTTCCAAGAATAGCAATGTTTCAATATTAAGATTAACCGCTTTCTTTAAAAGTTTGGGTGTACCAGGTTGTTCAACATACATTATGCCTGATTCAATATTGCCTATATTATTTCTCTTGCTAAACCCAACCCAAGCGGGTTGAGTAAAATTTACTGAACCAATAAATGTGTAACAATATCTGGTGCCGTAGAAACGGTAAATCTTTGAGTGCTGATTTCGCACTTCTGTGTTCGCCTTATTGTCAGACCAGTAGCACCATTCTAATCCTGCATTTTGAAAAGCAATAAAACTATCCTTATCCAGTAAAATTTCATTTGTGCGGAGAGTTGGTATCAGGCATTTTATTCTCTTTATTCCTTTAGATTGAAGCAGTTCAATTAATTTGGTATCGTTGCTGAAATAAGGGGAAATTATTTCAACCTCTGAGATATAATCTCCTGAGAATATACTTTGCTGCTCCAAAAAGTTGATGAATGGTAAATCTACACTATCGTAATAAGCCACCTTGAAGCCAATATTTTTTAAAAAATCATAATCAACATACTTTAAAAACTCATGAATTATTTCATCCGCTGGCAAAAGGCTATGTAAACCAGCTATTTTTCCAATTTCAGAAATATAATCCTGGAGGCTGTTTGTTGAAGACCTATTCGGGTGAGTTTTCGTTGCCTTTATCTCTAATACAGAAAAACATTCAAAATTATCACACCAACCTGTTGGAGTTAAATTTCCGGAACCAGTAATAAAAAGCAATGTTCTATTTTTGTTCTCATCCTCTACCAATATGAAAATATGCTTTGGGTGGAAATTGCAGATTGCCCCCACAGCGGAAGGAACTTTTATGCAGTAGATGTCATACCCTAATGTGGGAGCCTGTGTATTGTCCTTTGCATAATAATCACAAAATACGGATACCGGTGGAATCAGGTTTTCTTTAGCACAGTAACGCCATAATATTTTGTTGTAAATAGCTTCATCCCTGAAATCTTTACCGGGAACAAATAAGGGCATCACGAAATTCTCGAAAAATAAAGGATCGAAATTAAAAGTATGAAAAACAGCAGCAATTACTTTTCTATTCTTAATAGCTTCCTTGATATGATCCCTTAAAATTATTCTTTCCATTCTAATTGAGCTGTTTATGCAAAGAGATAAAAGTAGAGAAGAAATAATTGAAATCGTTTTGTGTTTCAGGGTCGTATTCTTCTCTGAAAAAAGCACCCTCGAAATGGTTTACTTCCAAGCCTTTCTCTGTAATCTGCATCCAAGGAGCAGAATTGCGCCTTGCGACAACTTCCTCATTTCTTTTAACCAGCCCTGATACTAAATCATAATTACTAAGAGTTAAAAGTGTAGCAAGTGATCTTGTAGTTTCATCAAAATCCTTTGATTCAAATCTCGTCCTCCACTTTTTTATATAAAGATCAGTTTCTATATCCTCATTCTTCCAGTAGGATTTAGTTTGTAAGTATCTAAATATTCTGTTTAAGGGGCAAATAACTTTTTCTGTATTTGCAATATGTTCAAGAATACTTATAAAGTTTATATTATTACTTGAGGCAATTAATTGCCTTATTAGATTAAATAAATCAAAATTCTTCAAATAAAGATCCCTCAACTCTAAATTTTTATTTATCTGTTTCAATAATTCTTTACCGCAAGTATCATCCAGAAGTTTATCTACAAATAGTTTCTTCCCTTCACCGGTGGGCTTTTGTAACATCTCAGTCCATTGATCCATCTTTTCAATTTCAATATAAGCTACCTGCGCGTCCCTCTTTTTACTGAGTAAAGATGCTTGATAGTAAAAGGCATCATTATTTAAAACCTCTGAAATAAAAATATTTGAAAATTCCGACATTTCTGTAAGCCTCATTTCTGAAAACGGACTGTTGTATTTACCCCAAATGCCATATGCTTTTTGACTTGATAAAAGTTGGTCAGCTATTGCCGATGAAATTTTCACAGTTGCTGGGTTCCCGGACATCATCTTTCTCACTTTATCTACTCCGTTAAATCCTTCTTTCGGGTAGCTTTTATATCTTGTGTATGCCATCATTTGCTCAAAACGCAAAAA is a window encoding:
- a CDS encoding DEAD/DEAH box helicase family protein, whose product is MIEKFTDIKSILNLRSNDSIGEELANRQLEAITKSYQYLSKTGNNIIYIADEVGLGKTYIAAGIAMLFRHFSADTNSHKDLIIVPKKNLQDKWKKELKNFVSNNYLCDDALIKQQYNFDEAIKDRLMPIRFADPISIFRMTSFSSIAATQDQKSKSKLYFYLLSNIFNNDEFAKSIINDAWQLGYFKKGLESNLRKLVAYLMNALSPRINCLIIDEAHNYKYGIGGDNYDESIRNETTARFLGAVKDNSILNNFPELRSKIKLPLAEKIICLSATPKDRSLLEIKNQFNCFSNKHILSDSTTAGDIESRLKRFLLRGNLEYVLNTEVVSRNQCREEHRKGNVNKSEVSIPLAIDDSFDAVFWQLLQYKSIKHLDQKNNASFEIGMLASFETYMADLDRRSIKNIQVSNELVEKEDKEYEQTAHRDKRVSQDINIIRGITQSYYETFKERPPHPKQTKLADEIIEQLKRQEKSLIFVRRVKSSEELAKSIMERFENEIVLGQYLKFTGKFTKFKTQELNTLISSFNNHYSEMIVAERLDDTLRLLLEKDEIKNILLAYVEINDFNYEVEGLIWLRIAFDSDKASAFKASISDYIKRSLVNISQTLKDVTISAINETYKEYKRHSEKDEEIDSKSEDTQSGYFFLDYFKKGRKGFYYRQKMYRENWFEINPVILNNHFKCIEYPSQGLNTLLSNIKIDPKKKKNQSFKLATETTLEYFQEKGSLNTSPESVNLNIPPPLNETTFITRLLCEFCDAEIRNWLEKRIKSGSHILYLRDLKVLNALLRNILRNGSGLLPGFLADSTGLDFNDELLYLIAGDGSPFAFVLQEIKTIINDFDLIVAVNFQERDENKINSILRNLTPIVGTSGQDDRDRGILAAQFRMPGFPYVLITTDIFREGEDLHTYCQNVYHYGIAWNPSDMEQRTGRIDRINSKSYRMLNNTKELSFENKVQVFYPYLRHSVEVNQVVQLLRNLNKFVETFNDIVIDIKYESAVSVNDEIIDENIPAPITKRLKSKYDIHDFEVD